GATAGATTCGGTCACTGAACTCGCGGATAAAGCCGACATAATCCACATTTTGATAGACCAGATGGCTGGGGTCGTAATTGAAGCCAAACTCCGGTCGGTTTTCCAGTGCTTCTAATGCCCGGGCAGATGAAGCTATATCAAATGCGATTTCCGTTGGATGCACTTCGAGTGCGAATCTCACGTCGTTCTTTTGAAAGACATCCAGAATCGGGTTCCAGCGGTCTGCAAAGTCGCTAAATCCCGCGTCAATCTGATCGGGTGACACCGGGGGAAAAGAGTATAACAGATGCCAGATTGAGGATCCGGTAAAGCCATTGACCACGGCCAGGCCCATGGCTTTTGCGGCTTCGGCTGTTGCTATCATTTCTTCGGCGGCGCGTTGTCGCACGCCTTCGGGGTCGCCATCGCCCCATACATGGGGCGGCAAGATTGCCTCGTGCCGTTCGTCGATATTGTCGCATACGGCCTGCCCGGCCAGGTGATTGCTAATGGCAAAGCACTGCATGCTGTATTGTTCGAGCAATTCCTTTTTTTCGCGCACATAGCCGTCGTTCGATGCGGCTTCGCGCACGTCCATGTGGTCGCCCCAACAGGCGAGTTCCACGCCGTCATAGCCAAAGTCTCTGGCTTTTTGCAACATGACTTCCAGTGTCAAGTCCGCCCACTGTCCGGTGAATAATGTAACTGGTCTTGCCATTTTTCTCTCCTGTTTTAACTCAAATTTTTGGCACGTCCTGCCAGGTTTTTGACGCTGCCGAATCGACGACGGCTTCCAAAACAGCCTGTACCTTCGTGCCTTCGGCAAAGTCGGGGGAAAAGGTTCCATCCTGTGCAATTGCTTCAAAGAAATCCCTGAATTCGTGCGTGAATGTGTGTTCCCAGCCAATGATGTGTCCCGGTGGCCACCACGCGCCCATAAAGGGTTGGCTGCCTTCACCTACGATAATTTCTCGGAAGCCCTGGATATGATCTTCGTCGTCGCGCGAATAGAATTGCAATTCGTTCATTTTTTGCAGATTGAATGCGATACTGCCTTTGCTTCCGTTGATTTCAAAATGGTTGTAGTTGCGCCGTCCGGCGGCAAATCGCGTGGCTTCAAATGTGCCGAGCGCGCCGTTTTGGAACCGGGCCAAAAACATGGTGGCATCGTCAACGGTCACCTGTCCCATTTGTTCGCCACCTTGCGCCCCCAGGCCCCCATCAACGGCTTCGAGCAGTGGGCGTTCTTTGATGAAGGTGGTGTCTGCACCTACTACGCTGTCGATGTCGCCTACGAGATGCAGGGCGAGGTCGATGATATGCGCGTTCAGATCGCCGTGCGGCCCCGAACCGGCTTTGTCTTTTTCCAATCGCCAGACGAGTGGGAAGTCGGGGTCGATGATCCAGTCTTGCAAGTACACGGCGCGCCAATGATAAATTTCTCCAATCCGCCCTTCGGCGATCAGTTGCCGCGCCAATGCCACTGCGGGTACGCGGCGGTAGTTGAATGCAACCATGGTTTTTTTGTTCGTGTTTTCAGCTACGGCCAACAATTCTCTGGCTTCTGCGAGGGTGTTTGTGAGGGGTTTTTCACAGATGACGTGTTTGCCGGCTTTCAGTGCGGCCAGTGCCATGGGGAGGTGCTGATCGCCGGGAGTGCAGATGTCTATGACGTCGATATCGTCTCGATCGACGACTTTTTCCCAGTCGGTTTCGTATTCTTCCCACTGGTATGTTTCAGCCGCGTCTTTTACGGCGTCGGGATTGCGTCCACAGATTACTTTTAGTACGGGCGTTACACCGAGTTCGGGAAAGAATGCGGGCAATTGGCGGAATCCATTGCTGTGCGCTTTGCCCATGAATGAATATCCGATCATGCCGATGTTGAGTTCCATAATGCCTCCTTATCAATCAAGTGGTTTTTGCGAGCCGTGCACTTATAAGCCGGTTCAAGCTTACTCCTTGTTCTGCGGCTTGTATGGCGAGTTCACGGTGCGATTCCGGCGGTACGCGCACCATGAACTTCCCGCTGTAGGTGCGATCAGCTATTGGTTGAGGTATTTTTTCTCCGGTTGTGTGCATGTCTGTGAGGCATTCGCGCACAAGTCGCTGAATGCCGTCCAAAGCCTCATCGGGAGTAGGCGCCAGCCAGCTTAGTGATGGGAATTCAGCACATAGCCCCACATGCTCGTTGTCTTCAGAAGACCAGGTGATGCGGTAGGTGTAATGGTCACTCATTGCATGTCCTCCAATTTTTCGATTGCTCTGATGACCTGGCGGACTTGATATGGCTTTGCCATGCCCTTGTTATTTTGAATGTTTACTCGCGGGTCACCTGGCCATGGTGTCCGGTAAATCTGATGGCTGGTGCCCTTCTGGCGTGGCTTTCCGAAATATTCTTCGCATACTTTGACGAGATCCGCGAACCGAACCCCTTTCGGATTATTGCGGAGTGCCTTGAGGATTTCTGCCGTGCTCGCCATGAAAATATGATACTAATAACGATACTATAAAACAAGGAGAAACTATTCCCAAGATATCTAATCAAAAAACTCATATCCTTCTTTTACATTCGCGCGTGCCAAGTCCTCGTTAAATTCGACACCGAGGCCCGGTTTTTCTGGGAGTACAAATTGTCCATCCTGAATCAATGGCTCGTCGCTGATTACGAGGTCCCATCGCCATTCTATCTGGTCTGCGTGATAGGGCAGTTCCAGGGTGTGGAGGTTTCGCACGGCTGCGCCTACATGCGCGGATGCTACCATGCCCAGCGGCGATACGATGTTGTGGAATGCGGCGGGCATATAGTACAGATCTGCCAGGTCGGCGATTTTTTTGCCTTCCAGCATGCCGCCGGTCGCTGAGATATCGATGTGTAGCATGTCGCACGCCTGATTCTCAATTAGCCTGCGAAATCCATCTCTGCGGTGGACCCATTCGCCCGTGCAGATCGGTATGGATGTCGAAGCTGTTACTTTGCCCATGGCGTCGATATTTTCCGGGGGTACGGGGTCTTCGAGGAACATCAGGTTGAATTTTTCCAGGCGCTGGGCGAGTAAGAGTACGTCGCGCACATTGTATTTTCCGTGGCAGTCAATGCACAGGTCAATGTCATATCCGACGGCGTCGCGGACTGCGGATACCATGGCTTCCATTTTGTCCAATTCGGCGAGTGATAAACCGCGATCCACGGGGTCATGCTGCAATTCGTTTGCCGATCCGTCGATGTCGAATTTGATGGATTGAAACCCATCTGCCACGCCCTCTTTGGCGCGCTCGGCCCATGTCTCGGGGGTGTTTGTACGATTTCGTCCCCTGCCCACATCGGCGTACATCCGCAGTCGGTCTCGATATTTTCCGCCGAGTAATTGATAGATGGGCACGCCAATGGCTTTGCCCGCGACATCCCAAAGTGCTGTTTCCACGCCGCCGATTGCGCCGAGGAGTATCCCGGCGGTAGATTGCCCGGTGCTGCGGTCGAGCATTCGGGTGTAGAGTGGCTCGACATTCAGGGGATTTTGCCCGATTAACATGGGGCGCAAGCATTTTGTCACCGCATCGGTTATGCCTTCGCCCGGATGCGCTTCACCTATGCCCGATATGCCAGCATCGGTTTCTACTTTCACGTAGTTCCAATCTTTGTAGCCTTTTAATGTTGTGGCTTTGACGTCGGTAATTTTCATGGCTTGCCTCTTTTGTTGGAGTATCTAAAAATATCCCCGATTAAATAGCGAATCGGGGGCGCGATTGATGCGTAATCCTGTGAGATCAGTTTAATCGCGCACATCCGGCGGCTGGGGTTGAGAATTAAATCCGTAGATGCGCTTCATTTCCGGAGTGGCTCGATCCACCACTTCGGGTTTGAGATAGTGTACAAAATCGAACATGGGCTTTAGAAATGACCGGCAGCAGAAGCAGATCAAGCACACGCGGGCGTCATCTGTGCGGTTGGATCCTGTGGCGTGCCATATTGCGCCGTTGAACAAGAATACCGAGCCTTTTGGGGCTGAGAGCCGCATTTCGTCGGGATGGCAAAGCGCGTGTGGATGGTCTGTTGGCGGGGGCTTTTTTAAGAACTTATGGCTGCCGGGCACAAAGCGCGTGCCCCCATTTTCCGGGGTAAAATCGTTCAGGAGCCACAGGGTGTTGACAAACATGGGGAACGAGGGCAGTGGTTCGGGCATTTTGCCCAGTGCATTATCGACGTGAAACGCGTTGTCTTCGGCACCTGAGTAAATCACGTTTGATGTGAGTGTGCTGAGGGTATAATCTTCGCCGAGCATATATTCAAAATAGGGCACGACTTTGGGATGCGCCACCAGCTTTTCAAATGGTTTGCCCTTGTTCACCAGCCACCGCACATGCTGGCCCCTACCACTGGTATGTACCCGGCCCGAGCCGTCTCCGCGCTCTTGTTCAGCGAGGCGCAACAATAGTGCCCGATAGTGCGTTATCTCGGATTCAGAGAGCACATCGGGGATGATCACATAGCCCTGCTCGTCTAATTGTTGCCGGTGTTCTGGTGAGATTTTCATCGTGTGCTCCAGGATTATAATCCGTAGTAATCGTTAATTTCTTTCTGATACTCATCCACCTCACCTTTTAGCATTTCGTCTAAGGTGACGGCGCGTCCGAGCAATCCCGATTCGAGGATCGCATAGCTCAATGCCAGATCGATAGTGCCTTCTTCGCCGCTCATCTGGACGGGTTTGCCGTTTGCGATGGCTTGCAGCCAGTTCAGGTTTTCAAGCGCAAATGCGTCGGTGATTCCGCGCGGCATGGCTTCGGATATGCGCGATGGATCGGCTTCGCGTTGAAATCGGTCTTCCACATCTTCCGATGTGCCGTCTTCGCCAAATAATTGGCCGTCTGAAATCGCTCCTTTGCTGCCCCAAATATTCGTGCCGCCCGGTACGCCGACCTGTGTTCCCCGCGCGCTTCTCG
This window of the Gemmatimonadota bacterium genome carries:
- a CDS encoding phytanoyl-CoA dioxygenase family protein, with amino-acid sequence MKISPEHRQQLDEQGYVIIPDVLSESEITHYRALLLRLAEQERGDGSGRVHTSGRGQHVRWLVNKGKPFEKLVAHPKVVPYFEYMLGEDYTLSTLTSNVIYSGAEDNAFHVDNALGKMPEPLPSFPMFVNTLWLLNDFTPENGGTRFVPGSHKFLKKPPPTDHPHALCHPDEMRLSAPKGSVFLFNGAIWHATGSNRTDDARVCLICFCCRSFLKPMFDFVHYLKPEVVDRATPEMKRIYGFNSQPQPPDVRD
- a CDS encoding toxin-antitoxin system HicB family antitoxin; the encoded protein is MSDHYTYRITWSSEDNEHVGLCAEFPSLSWLAPTPDEALDGIQRLVRECLTDMHTTGEKIPQPIADRTYSGKFMVRVPPESHRELAIQAAEQGVSLNRLISARLAKTT
- a CDS encoding toxin HicA, translated to MASTAEILKALRNNPKGVRFADLVKVCEEYFGKPRQKGTSHQIYRTPWPGDPRVNIQNNKGMAKPYQVRQVIRAIEKLEDMQ
- a CDS encoding mandelate racemase/muconate lactonizing enzyme family protein, which gives rise to MKITDVKATTLKGYKDWNYVKVETDAGISGIGEAHPGEGITDAVTKCLRPMLIGQNPLNVEPLYTRMLDRSTGQSTAGILLGAIGGVETALWDVAGKAIGVPIYQLLGGKYRDRLRMYADVGRGRNRTNTPETWAERAKEGVADGFQSIKFDIDGSANELQHDPVDRGLSLAELDKMEAMVSAVRDAVGYDIDLCIDCHGKYNVRDVLLLAQRLEKFNLMFLEDPVPPENIDAMGKVTASTSIPICTGEWVHRRDGFRRLIENQACDMLHIDISATGGMLEGKKIADLADLYYMPAAFHNIVSPLGMVASAHVGAAVRNLHTLELPYHADQIEWRWDLVISDEPLIQDGQFVLPEKPGLGVEFNEDLARANVKEGYEFFD
- a CDS encoding sugar phosphate isomerase/epimerase, which encodes MARPVTLFTGQWADLTLEVMLQKARDFGYDGVELACWGDHMDVREAASNDGYVREKKELLEQYSMQCFAISNHLAGQAVCDNIDERHEAILPPHVWGDGDPEGVRQRAAEEMIATAEAAKAMGLAVVNGFTGSSIWHLLYSFPPVSPDQIDAGFSDFADRWNPILDVFQKNDVRFALEVHPTEIAFDIASSARALEALENRPEFGFNYDPSHLVYQNVDYVGFIREFSDRIYHVHMKDSYLSPNPKRAGIFGGHTNFGDPDRSWDFRSVGRGSVDFEEIIRALNDIGYDGPLSVEWEDSGMDREHGATESCAFVNEIDFEPSDVAFDAAFEE
- a CDS encoding Gfo/Idh/MocA family oxidoreductase encodes the protein MMELNIGMIGYSFMGKAHSNGFRQLPAFFPELGVTPVLKVICGRNPDAVKDAAETYQWEEYETDWEKVVDRDDIDVIDICTPGDQHLPMALAALKAGKHVICEKPLTNTLAEARELLAVAENTNKKTMVAFNYRRVPAVALARQLIAEGRIGEIYHWRAVYLQDWIIDPDFPLVWRLEKDKAGSGPHGDLNAHIIDLALHLVGDIDSVVGADTTFIKERPLLEAVDGGLGAQGGEQMGQVTVDDATMFLARFQNGALGTFEATRFAAGRRNYNHFEINGSKGSIAFNLQKMNELQFYSRDDEDHIQGFREIIVGEGSQPFMGAWWPPGHIIGWEHTFTHEFRDFFEAIAQDGTFSPDFAEGTKVQAVLEAVVDSAASKTWQDVPKI